The following are encoded together in the Nocardioides sp. Arc9.136 genome:
- a CDS encoding HAMP domain-containing sensor histidine kinase has product MRALRHPSLAGRVTLLTTIAVGLSVAFVALGAFMTVRVQMQSTLDNSLLDRAQAAARTQALSSLSTRLEIPSWALGAGDIRVAFVYPDGSVLTQDKGPRLYIGEPELAVAHGERKWNIRTIVAGDTRYRVATVPANTDGEALVVAQSLEPQQQVLARLGVVMLLFGLLGVVAAGMAGWAVATNGLRPVRRLTTEVEAIARTEDLTPIQVEGKEDDEVARLASAFNEMLTALAASRDRQRQLVADAGHELRTPLTSLRTNIELLTQADGPGAMTLPEDARAELLDDVRAQIEELSTLVGDLVELSRDDRADHLVAPVDLAEVVDQALARVRRRAPGLAFDVAAEPFELVGDAAALERAVTNLLDNAAKWSPPGGTVTVRLADGVLSVDDEGPGISEEDRPHVFDRFWRAEESRGMPGSGLGLSIVRQVADRHAGRLEVTTSPAGGARLVLALPAEAPASPAPSTTGSRA; this is encoded by the coding sequence ATGAGGGCCCTGCGCCACCCCTCCCTGGCGGGCCGCGTCACGCTGCTGACCACGATCGCGGTGGGGTTGTCCGTGGCGTTCGTGGCGCTGGGCGCCTTCATGACGGTCCGCGTGCAGATGCAGTCCACGCTGGACAACTCGCTGCTGGACCGGGCGCAGGCCGCCGCCCGCACCCAGGCGCTGTCGAGCCTCAGCACCAGGCTGGAGATCCCGTCGTGGGCGCTGGGCGCCGGTGACATCCGGGTGGCGTTCGTCTACCCCGACGGGTCGGTGCTCACCCAGGACAAGGGGCCGCGCCTCTACATCGGCGAGCCCGAGCTGGCGGTCGCCCACGGCGAGCGGAAGTGGAACATCCGCACGATCGTCGCCGGCGACACCCGCTACCGCGTGGCGACGGTCCCCGCGAACACCGACGGCGAGGCGCTGGTCGTCGCCCAGTCGCTCGAGCCCCAGCAGCAGGTCCTGGCCCGCCTCGGCGTGGTGATGCTGCTCTTCGGCCTGCTCGGCGTCGTCGCGGCGGGGATGGCCGGGTGGGCGGTGGCGACCAACGGCCTGCGGCCGGTGCGGCGGCTGACCACCGAGGTCGAGGCCATCGCGCGCACCGAGGACCTGACGCCCATCCAGGTGGAGGGCAAGGAGGACGACGAGGTCGCCCGCCTCGCCTCGGCGTTCAACGAGATGCTCACCGCGCTCGCCGCGTCCCGCGACCGGCAGCGCCAGCTGGTCGCCGACGCCGGCCACGAGCTGCGCACCCCGCTCACCTCGCTGCGCACCAACATCGAGCTGCTCACCCAGGCCGACGGCCCGGGGGCGATGACCCTCCCCGAGGACGCCCGCGCCGAGCTCCTCGACGACGTCCGTGCCCAGATCGAGGAGCTCAGCACCCTCGTCGGGGACCTGGTCGAGCTGTCCCGCGACGACCGAGCCGACCACCTGGTCGCCCCGGTCGACCTCGCCGAGGTCGTCGACCAGGCCCTGGCACGGGTACGCCGCCGGGCACCCGGCCTGGCCTTCGACGTCGCGGCCGAGCCGTTCGAGCTGGTCGGCGACGCGGCCGCGCTGGAGCGCGCCGTCACCAACCTGCTCGACAACGCCGCCAAGTGGAGCCCGCCCGGCGGCACCGTCACCGTCCGGCTCGCCGACGGCGTCCTCTCCGTGGACGACGAGGGACCCGGCATCTCCGAGGAGGACCGACCGCACGTGTTCGACCGCTTCTGGCGCGCCGAGGAGTCCCGGGGCATGCCCGGGTCCGGGCTCGGCCTCTCCATCGTCCGCCAGGTCGCCGACCGCCACGCCGGGCGGCTGGAGGTCACCACGTCGCCCGCCGGCGGGGCGCGGCTCGTCCTGGCCCTGCCCGCCGAGGCCCCGGCGTCCCCGGCGCCCTCGACCACCGGGAGCCGGGCATGA
- a CDS encoding low molecular weight protein-tyrosine-phosphatase has translation MSNAHTLLPQPRLPGRYAIALVCLGNICRSPMADVVLVQRLDDAGLSGLVQVRSSGTGDWHVGNPMDDRAAATLTAAGYDATRHRARQFARSWLDELDLVLVMDGANLDDVGGRSERVMLFGEFDPVTPGTEVPDPYYGGPDGFEEVLQMVERTSVAITAALQRLMDRP, from the coding sequence ATGAGCAACGCCCACACCCTGCTGCCCCAGCCCCGCCTGCCCGGCCGCTACGCGATCGCGCTGGTCTGCCTGGGCAACATCTGCCGCTCGCCGATGGCCGACGTCGTGCTCGTCCAGCGCCTCGACGACGCCGGGCTGTCCGGCCTGGTCCAGGTCCGCAGCTCCGGCACCGGCGACTGGCACGTCGGCAACCCGATGGACGACCGGGCCGCGGCGACCCTCACCGCCGCGGGGTACGACGCGACCCGGCACCGCGCCCGGCAGTTCGCGCGCAGCTGGCTCGACGAGCTGGACCTGGTGCTGGTGATGGACGGCGCGAACCTCGACGACGTCGGCGGGCGCAGCGAGCGGGTCATGCTCTTCGGCGAGTTCGACCCCGTCACCCCCGGCACCGAGGTGCCGGACCCGTACTACGGTGGCCCGGACGGCTTCGAGGAGGTGCTGCAGATGGTCGAGCGAACGTCGGTCGCGATCACCGCGGCCCTGCAGCGGCTGATGGACCGCCCGTGA
- a CDS encoding fructosamine kinase family protein, with translation MARQPLVARRAEELLGAAVVATAPVAGGDTATATKLRLSDGTTALMKTLAHAPADFFEVEARGLRWLGAVEGGARVPDVLAVDAECLVVRWVEPGKQTAEAAADLGRALAATHAAGAAAYGAGPDGEHRDGYIARLPLPNRAAPTWAEFFAVRRVLPYLKLARDRGAVTPEQAASVESVVGRLPTLVPEEGPARLHGDLWNGNVVWGGDGVHLVDPAAHGGHRETDLAMLSLFGLPHLPKALEAYVDAAPLADGWEDRLALHQLFPLLVHACMFGGGYGARAAAAAARYR, from the coding sequence ATGGCCCGCCAGCCACTGGTCGCCCGTCGCGCCGAGGAGCTCCTCGGCGCCGCCGTGGTGGCCACGGCCCCGGTGGCCGGCGGCGACACCGCCACCGCCACCAAGCTGCGGCTCAGCGACGGCACCACCGCGCTGATGAAGACGCTCGCGCACGCGCCGGCCGACTTCTTCGAGGTCGAGGCCCGAGGACTGCGCTGGCTGGGCGCGGTCGAGGGCGGGGCCCGCGTGCCGGACGTGCTGGCCGTGGACGCCGAGTGCCTCGTGGTGCGCTGGGTCGAACCGGGCAAGCAGACGGCCGAGGCGGCCGCGGACCTCGGCCGGGCGCTGGCCGCCACCCACGCCGCCGGCGCCGCGGCGTACGGGGCGGGACCGGACGGCGAGCACCGCGACGGCTACATCGCCCGCCTCCCCCTGCCGAACCGGGCCGCCCCCACCTGGGCGGAGTTCTTCGCCGTCCGCCGGGTGCTGCCCTACCTCAAGCTCGCCCGCGACCGGGGCGCCGTCACCCCCGAGCAGGCCGCGAGCGTCGAGTCGGTGGTCGGCCGGCTGCCCACCCTGGTGCCCGAGGAGGGCCCGGCCCGGCTGCACGGCGACCTGTGGAACGGCAACGTCGTCTGGGGCGGCGACGGCGTCCACCTGGTCGACCCCGCCGCCCACGGCGGCCACCGCGAGACCGACCTGGCGATGCTGTCGCTGTTCGGGCTGCCGCACCTGCCCAAGGCGCTCGAGGCGTACGTCGACGCCGCCCCGCTCGCGGACGGCTGGGAGGACCGGCTGGCGCTGCACCAGCTCTTCCCGCTGCTCGTGCACGCCTGCATGTTCGGCGGCGGGTACGGCGCGCGCGCCGCGGCCGCGGCCGCCCGCTACCGCTGA
- a CDS encoding response regulator transcription factor → MPPTAKPRVLVVDDDRAVRESLRRSLEFNGYDVHLATDGAEALAAIGRAAPDVVVMDVMMPRLDGIEATRALRAAGNDVPVLVLTARDAVGDRVEGLDAGADDYLTKPFALAELLARLRALLRRVVPADDAADEVLSFADLSMDVATREVRRGERLIELTRTEFTLLEMFLRRPRRVLERSFILEEVWGYDFPTTANSLEVYVGYLRRKTEAEGEPRLIHTVRGVGYVLKEA, encoded by the coding sequence GTGCCACCGACCGCCAAGCCCCGCGTGCTCGTCGTCGACGACGACCGGGCCGTGCGGGAGTCGCTGCGGCGGTCGCTGGAGTTCAACGGGTACGACGTGCACCTGGCCACCGACGGCGCCGAGGCGCTGGCCGCGATCGGCCGGGCGGCGCCGGACGTGGTCGTGATGGACGTGATGATGCCGCGGCTCGACGGGATCGAGGCGACCCGCGCGCTGCGCGCGGCCGGGAACGACGTACCCGTCCTGGTCCTCACCGCCCGCGACGCCGTCGGCGACCGCGTCGAGGGGCTGGACGCGGGGGCCGACGACTACCTGACCAAGCCGTTCGCGCTCGCCGAGCTGCTCGCCCGCCTCCGCGCGCTCCTGCGCCGGGTCGTGCCGGCCGACGACGCCGCCGACGAGGTGCTGTCATTCGCCGACCTCTCGATGGACGTCGCCACCCGCGAGGTCCGCCGCGGCGAACGCCTCATCGAGCTGACCCGGACCGAGTTCACGCTGCTCGAGATGTTCCTGCGGCGGCCGCGTCGCGTCCTGGAGCGCTCGTTCATCCTCGAGGAGGTCTGGGGCTACGACTTCCCGACCACCGCGAACTCCCTCGAGGTCTACGTCGGCTACTTGCGGCGCAAGACCGAGGCCGAGGGCGAGCCCCGCCTGATCCACACGGTCCGCGGCGTCGGCTACGTGCTGAAGGAAGCATGA
- a CDS encoding circularly permuted type 2 ATP-grasp protein, protein MPLVLDAAQWTPLEVGLAQRAELLNALLQDLYGEQRLLAEGVLPAAAVLGHAGFVRPVARRSATDPRPLVLCGVDLGRDAAGEWRVLGDRAQAPSGLGHAMENRRAVSRVVPELYREAGPHRVEPYLWALRSALLQSADDDLADPRVVVLSPGTCSGSAYDQAFLASALGFPLVRGSDLVVRDGWVHLRASGRLERVDVVLRRVDAAWSDPLELRGDSRLGVAGLTEAVRRGRVRVVNGLGAGVLENPALLPHLPAACQALLGEPLRLASVPTWWCGDPDSLEHVLDRVGELGCAPSTGRPRRSARGRPGCAGGSSPSRTGTWARSGCRSRTPRRTGPAPGPAPSARPRRGRSPCGRSCSATARPTARSSGASRPSTTSTRSPAAGTAAGAAGRARTCGCSRGRPRSRTRGSPRCCR, encoded by the coding sequence GTGCCGCTCGTGCTCGACGCCGCGCAGTGGACCCCGCTGGAGGTCGGCCTGGCCCAGCGCGCGGAGCTGCTCAACGCCCTGCTGCAGGACCTGTACGGCGAGCAGCGGCTGCTCGCCGAGGGGGTGCTGCCCGCCGCGGCGGTGCTCGGCCACGCCGGCTTCGTGCGGCCGGTCGCCCGCCGCTCGGCCACCGACCCGCGCCCGCTCGTGCTGTGCGGCGTCGACCTCGGCCGCGACGCCGCCGGCGAGTGGCGGGTCCTCGGTGACCGGGCGCAGGCGCCGTCCGGGCTGGGGCACGCGATGGAGAACCGCCGGGCGGTCTCGAGGGTCGTGCCGGAGCTCTACCGCGAGGCCGGCCCGCACCGCGTCGAGCCCTACCTGTGGGCGCTCCGGTCCGCGCTCCTGCAGTCGGCCGACGACGACCTCGCCGACCCGCGGGTGGTCGTGCTGTCGCCCGGCACCTGCTCGGGCTCGGCGTACGACCAGGCCTTCCTCGCCTCCGCGCTCGGCTTCCCGCTGGTCCGCGGCAGCGACCTCGTGGTCCGCGACGGCTGGGTGCACCTGCGCGCCAGCGGCCGGCTGGAGCGCGTCGACGTCGTGCTGCGCCGGGTCGACGCGGCGTGGAGCGACCCGCTGGAGCTGCGCGGCGACTCCCGGCTGGGGGTCGCCGGGCTCACCGAGGCGGTACGCCGCGGGCGGGTCCGGGTCGTCAACGGGCTCGGTGCCGGCGTGCTCGAGAACCCCGCCCTGCTGCCCCACCTGCCGGCGGCCTGCCAGGCGCTGCTCGGCGAGCCGCTGCGGCTGGCCTCGGTGCCGACGTGGTGGTGCGGGGACCCCGACTCGCTCGAGCACGTGCTGGACCGGGTCGGGGAGCTGGGGTGCGCACCCTCGACGGGCCGGCCGCGCCGATCCGCCAGGGGGCGGCCGGGCTGCGCCGGCGGATCCTCGCCGAGCCGCACCGGTACGTGGGCCAGGAGCGGCTGCCGCTCTCGCACGCCCCGGCGTACCGGCCCGGCGCCCGGCCCGGCGCCGTCGGCGCGACCACGCCGAGGCCGCTCACCCTGCGGACGTTCGTGCTCCGCTACGGCTCGGCCTACCGCCCGTTCGTCGGGGGCCTCGCGACCGTCCACGACGAGCACCCGTTCACCGGCGGCGGGGACGGCGGCGGGGGCGGCGGGGCGAGCAAGGACGTGTGGGTGCTCAAGGGGTCGCCCGAGGAGCCGGACCAGGGGCTCGCCGAGGTGCTGCCGATGA
- a CDS encoding phage holin family protein produces the protein MRFLSWLLTNAVALATAAWLVDGVRFTGPSSGTAELEHKWASLLLVALILGVVTSVVKPVLTLLSIPFIIVTLGLFLLVINAAMLALTGWLAEQLDLGFRVDGFWPAVLGAIVITLMTWVVDRLVGEDRR, from the coding sequence GTGCGCTTCCTCTCCTGGCTCCTGACCAACGCGGTCGCGCTGGCGACGGCGGCCTGGCTGGTCGACGGGGTCCGGTTCACCGGCCCCTCGAGCGGCACCGCCGAGCTCGAGCACAAGTGGGCGTCCCTGCTGCTGGTCGCGCTCATCCTCGGCGTGGTCACCTCGGTGGTGAAGCCGGTGCTCACCCTGCTGTCGATCCCGTTCATCATCGTCACCCTCGGGCTGTTCCTGCTGGTCATCAATGCCGCGATGCTCGCGCTCACCGGCTGGCTGGCCGAGCAGCTCGACCTCGGCTTCCGGGTCGACGGGTTCTGGCCGGCCGTCCTCGGTGCGATCGTCATCACCCTGATGACGTGGGTCGTCGACCGCCTGGTCGGGGAGGACCGCCGATGA
- a CDS encoding GntR family transcriptional regulator translates to MSEPFGTLSLDHSSTVDRVAEELRRAVFDGELASGTALREVALAASLGVSRPTVREALTLLVAEGLATREPHRGVSVTTPDPDSVRDVCRARAVLEGAGVHRWGEAGQPARDLVRTTLVAYTSAVADGGSYQLLNERHLAFHVSLVGLTGSPRLVHMAELLVTELKLALAQVDRIRRNAHDQADSHRALLDLLEAGDIPGASAFLDRHLADAEVAIIEALGIER, encoded by the coding sequence ATGTCCGAGCCGTTCGGCACGCTGAGCCTCGATCACTCCTCGACCGTCGACCGCGTGGCCGAGGAGCTGCGGCGGGCGGTGTTCGACGGCGAGCTCGCGAGCGGCACCGCCCTGCGGGAGGTCGCCCTCGCGGCCTCGCTCGGTGTCTCGCGGCCGACGGTCCGGGAGGCGCTCACCCTGCTGGTGGCCGAGGGACTGGCCACCCGCGAGCCGCACCGGGGCGTCAGCGTGACCACGCCCGACCCGGACTCGGTGCGCGACGTGTGCCGCGCCCGCGCGGTCCTCGAGGGCGCCGGCGTCCACCGCTGGGGGGAGGCCGGCCAGCCCGCCCGGGACCTGGTCCGCACGACGCTGGTCGCCTACACCTCGGCCGTCGCCGACGGCGGCTCCTACCAGCTCCTCAACGAGCGGCACCTCGCCTTCCACGTCTCGCTGGTCGGCCTGACCGGGTCCCCGCGGCTGGTGCACATGGCCGAGCTCCTGGTCACCGAGCTGAAGCTGGCGCTCGCCCAGGTCGACCGCATCCGCCGCAACGCCCACGACCAGGCCGACTCCCACCGGGCGCTGCTGGACCTGCTCGAGGCGGGGGACATCCCGGGCGCCTCGGCCTTCCTCGACCGCCACCTCGCCGACGCCGAGGTGGCGATCATCGAGGCGCTGGGCATCGAGCGCTGA
- a CDS encoding dimethylarginine dimethylaminohydrolase family protein produces MEQLQWGRRYVAVEPSHFRIEYAINPFMDVADQPDPALALAQWQAMVGAIEGLGGTVDVLPQRPDAPDMVYAMNLGLGLVRQDGSRHVVMSHMRYAERRMETLSAQPWFAGTGATTSYVGRDGVGAHLEAGDAFAFRGDLVVGHGPRTEELALKHLATELGVRVRGLRITHPGMYHLDLAFCPLDDRRALVCPSALDDASAAALFELVPEPLVLTEEEALTTFCANSVVVGRTVVMPACPDRVRAQLEEWGFEVVLVDVSEFHKGGGSIRCLTNPVDIALGRDLAVVPGGEVLLPA; encoded by the coding sequence GTGGAGCAGCTGCAGTGGGGCCGTCGGTACGTCGCGGTGGAGCCGTCGCACTTCCGCATCGAGTACGCCATCAACCCCTTCATGGACGTCGCCGACCAGCCCGACCCCGCGCTGGCGCTGGCCCAGTGGCAGGCGATGGTCGGCGCGATCGAGGGGCTCGGCGGCACGGTCGACGTGCTGCCGCAGCGCCCGGACGCGCCGGACATGGTCTACGCGATGAACCTCGGCCTCGGCCTGGTCCGCCAGGACGGCTCGCGGCACGTGGTCATGTCGCACATGCGCTACGCCGAGCGCCGGATGGAGACGCTGTCGGCGCAGCCGTGGTTCGCCGGCACCGGCGCCACCACGTCGTACGTCGGCCGGGACGGCGTGGGTGCCCACCTCGAGGCGGGCGACGCGTTCGCCTTCCGCGGCGACCTGGTCGTCGGCCATGGCCCGCGCACCGAGGAGCTGGCGCTCAAGCACCTGGCCACCGAGCTCGGCGTGCGGGTGCGCGGCCTGCGGATCACCCACCCCGGGATGTACCACCTCGACCTGGCCTTCTGCCCCCTCGACGACCGCCGGGCGCTGGTCTGCCCGTCCGCGCTGGACGACGCCTCGGCGGCCGCGCTCTTCGAGCTCGTCCCCGAGCCGCTGGTGCTGACCGAGGAGGAGGCGCTCACGACGTTCTGCGCCAACTCGGTGGTCGTCGGCCGGACCGTCGTGATGCCGGCCTGCCCCGACCGCGTCCGCGCGCAGCTGGAGGAGTGGGGCTTCGAGGTCGTGCTCGTCGACGTCTCGGAGTTCCACAAGGGCGGCGGCTCGATCCGCTGCCTGACCAACCCGGTCGACATCGCCCTGGGTCGCGACCTCGCGGTCGTCCCGGGCGGCGAGGTGCTGCTGCCGGCCTGA
- a CDS encoding sorbosone dehydrogenase family protein, with protein sequence MLHRGLVLALVSSVLAVLGVTAPGAAAPSAERRAAPRVERHAEPVLPDRFQEEVVLGGLDEPTAVDFGPDGEIFVASKSGVVQVWATPEAEPVEVVDLSTETHNLYDRGMLGLALDPGFPARPYLYLLHAYDHILGSDLPTPQWGVPGVPYDECPDPEDGGPGAEDMGCLASGRLVRLALAEVPGGWRAAGEPEVMLEDWCMQYPSHATGSLHVGPDGDLWASGGEGAHYLEVDHGQLGAPFWPGGNACDDPAREGGSLRAQDVRAGGDPTGLSGTVVRIDLDTAEGVPGNPLAGRDSANERRIVAYGMRNPFRFAFRPGTGADPEVYVGDVGQGGWEEIDRFRPGGRQPENFGWPCYEGPDRNAGFDPLDLPLCESLYKARTASEPFFAYPRTGALAGETCPTGSASISGLQFGASRSYPAAYRGALFFSDYSRQCVWVMGKKADGSPDPRRVRPFLQGAASPVDLLTGPEGDLYYLSLGVDEQGYPSAGAGSLRRIRYVAGNRAPVARLVPRTPTWGPTPLEAVLDASGSTDAEGDDLTYRWDLDGDGGFDDAQGPLVRTTVTGTDDVTVRVRVADGGGGEDEAALVLHPGDAGPPVVSIASPARDLRWSVGEAIDLSATAVDPDGTDTTVTWSVALAHCPNDTCHTHPLQTAVADGTTVRGPDHEHPSYLLVSVTATDARGLSTTESYRLEPRTVRLRFRTRPGGLPLSVAGVRHRRTWTGTFIVGSRITLTAPRRQRRGRAAYAFARWSDGGSRSHTLVAPGRTRTLTAVYRRR encoded by the coding sequence ATGCTGCATCGCGGTCTCGTGCTCGCGCTCGTCTCGTCCGTGCTCGCCGTGCTGGGGGTGACGGCGCCCGGGGCGGCGGCGCCCTCGGCGGAGCGGCGCGCGGCGCCGCGGGTCGAGCGGCACGCGGAGCCGGTGCTGCCCGACCGGTTCCAGGAGGAGGTCGTGCTCGGCGGGCTCGACGAGCCGACGGCGGTCGACTTCGGGCCGGACGGCGAGATCTTCGTGGCCTCCAAGAGCGGCGTCGTCCAGGTCTGGGCCACGCCGGAGGCGGAGCCGGTCGAGGTCGTCGACCTCAGCACCGAGACCCACAACCTCTACGACCGCGGGATGCTCGGCCTGGCCCTCGACCCCGGCTTCCCGGCGCGGCCGTACCTCTACCTGCTCCACGCCTACGACCACATCCTCGGCAGCGACCTGCCGACGCCGCAGTGGGGCGTCCCCGGCGTGCCGTACGACGAGTGCCCCGACCCCGAGGACGGCGGACCGGGCGCCGAGGACATGGGCTGCCTGGCCAGCGGCCGCCTCGTGCGGCTGGCCCTGGCCGAGGTGCCCGGCGGCTGGCGGGCGGCCGGCGAGCCGGAGGTCATGCTCGAGGACTGGTGCATGCAGTACCCCTCGCACGCCACCGGCTCGCTGCACGTCGGCCCCGACGGCGACCTGTGGGCCAGCGGCGGCGAGGGCGCGCACTACCTCGAGGTCGACCACGGCCAGCTCGGCGCGCCGTTCTGGCCCGGCGGCAACGCCTGCGACGACCCGGCGCGCGAGGGCGGCTCGCTGCGCGCCCAGGACGTCCGCGCCGGCGGCGACCCGACCGGCCTGTCCGGCACCGTCGTGCGCATCGACCTCGACACCGCCGAGGGCGTGCCCGGCAACCCGCTCGCCGGCCGGGACAGCGCGAACGAGCGTCGGATCGTGGCGTACGGCATGCGCAACCCGTTCCGGTTCGCGTTCCGCCCCGGCACCGGCGCCGACCCGGAGGTGTACGTCGGCGACGTCGGGCAGGGCGGCTGGGAGGAGATCGACCGGTTCCGCCCCGGCGGCCGGCAGCCGGAGAACTTCGGCTGGCCCTGCTACGAGGGCCCGGACCGCAACGCGGGCTTCGACCCGCTCGACCTGCCGCTGTGCGAGTCGCTGTACAAGGCGCGCACGGCGAGCGAGCCGTTCTTCGCCTACCCCCGGACCGGGGCGCTCGCGGGCGAGACCTGCCCGACCGGGTCGGCCTCGATCTCCGGGCTGCAGTTCGGCGCCAGCCGGTCCTACCCGGCGGCGTACCGCGGGGCGCTCTTCTTCTCCGACTACTCCCGCCAGTGCGTGTGGGTGATGGGCAAGAAGGCCGACGGGTCGCCCGACCCGCGAAGGGTGCGGCCGTTCCTCCAGGGCGCCGCCAGCCCCGTGGACCTGCTCACCGGCCCCGAGGGGGACCTGTACTACCTCAGCCTCGGCGTCGACGAGCAGGGCTACCCCTCGGCGGGCGCGGGCTCGCTGCGCCGGATCCGGTACGTCGCCGGCAACCGCGCACCGGTCGCGCGCCTGGTCCCCCGCACCCCGACCTGGGGCCCGACGCCGCTCGAGGCGGTCCTCGACGCCTCCGGCTCGACCGACGCCGAGGGCGACGACCTGACCTACCGCTGGGACCTCGACGGCGACGGCGGGTTCGACGACGCCCAGGGGCCCCTGGTGCGGACGACCGTCACCGGCACCGACGACGTGACGGTGCGGGTCCGGGTGGCCGACGGCGGCGGTGGCGAGGACGAGGCGGCGCTGGTCCTGCACCCGGGCGACGCCGGCCCGCCGGTGGTCAGCATCGCCTCCCCGGCCCGGGACCTGCGCTGGTCGGTCGGCGAGGCGATCGACCTCTCCGCGACCGCGGTCGACCCCGACGGGACCGACACCACGGTCACCTGGTCGGTCGCGCTCGCCCACTGCCCGAACGACACCTGCCACACCCACCCGCTGCAGACCGCGGTGGCCGACGGCACGACCGTCCGGGGGCCCGACCACGAGCACCCGTCGTACCTCCTGGTGTCGGTCACCGCCACGGACGCCCGGGGCCTGAGCACCACCGAGTCCTATCGGCTGGAGCCGCGGACGGTGCGGCTGCGGTTCCGGACCCGGCCGGGCGGACTGCCCCTGTCGGTGGCCGGCGTCAGGCACCGGCGCACCTGGACGGGCACCTTCATCGTCGGCTCCCGGATCACCCTCACCGCGCCGCGCAGGCAGCGGCGCGGCCGGGCGGCGTACGCGTTCGCGCGGTGGTCCGACGGCGGGTCGCGGTCCCACACCCTGGTGGCGCCCGGTCGGACGCGCACCCTCACGGCCGTCTACCGCCGGCGGTGA
- a CDS encoding VanZ family protein: MFPIGGVGVMLLGIVLSGAVCLLLHLALRGRLGALTSGSLAAFVWSLTVIGFITLIPANGAPGVVPAEGRLDTCSWDIGGPAPDGFWIFSGGQRLLNTVVFIPSGALLVLAAARRTRGAFLAVPIGLALLTAYSVGIEVTQLVLARLDRACDVTDVVDNVLGAAIGVGIGLLLALVLRPWRSR; encoded by the coding sequence GTGTTCCCCATCGGCGGCGTGGGCGTCATGCTCCTCGGCATCGTGCTCTCCGGAGCGGTCTGCCTGCTGCTCCACCTCGCGCTGCGGGGCCGGCTCGGCGCGCTGACCTCGGGCTCGCTGGCGGCCTTCGTGTGGTCGCTGACCGTCATCGGGTTCATCACGCTGATCCCCGCGAACGGTGCGCCGGGGGTGGTCCCCGCCGAGGGCCGGCTCGACACCTGCTCGTGGGACATCGGCGGGCCCGCCCCGGACGGGTTCTGGATCTTCTCCGGCGGCCAGCGGCTGCTCAACACGGTCGTGTTCATCCCCTCCGGCGCCCTGCTCGTGCTCGCGGCCGCCCGCCGCACCCGCGGCGCGTTCCTCGCCGTGCCGATCGGGCTGGCCCTGCTCACGGCGTACTCCGTCGGCATCGAGGTCACCCAGCTCGTCCTCGCCCGCCTCGACCGCGCCTGCGACGTCACCGACGTCGTCGACAACGTCCTCGGCGCCGCCATCGGCGTCGGCATCGGGCTGCTCCTCGCGCTGGTCCTGCGCCCCTGGCGCTCGCGCTAG
- the hisC gene encoding histidinol-phosphate transaminase, with product MSTPQPRPNVADIPPYVAGRPPTVRPGMVSYKLSSNENPYPPLPGVVEAVQVAVGAMNRYPDMGSAALYAKLAETFDVPADHLSVATGSVGLIYQLVQAFCDAGDEVVFAWRSFEAYPIAVTAAAATAVRVPLLPDGRHDLDAMVAAITDRTRVVLVCTPNNPTGPAVTQAELDAFLARVPAHVLVVVDEAYVEFVRTDDPVDGIATYRRHDNVVLTRTFSKAYGLAGFRVGYAVAPAPVAAALRAVSLPFGVSTVAQVAAIASLERRAELLERVDALVAERTRVVEGLRERGWDVPDAQGNFVWFGLGGRTADFAVAADDLGIVVRPFAGEGARVSIGETEANDRLLRLAESFAR from the coding sequence GTGAGCACGCCGCAGCCCCGCCCGAACGTCGCCGACATCCCGCCGTACGTCGCCGGGCGGCCGCCGACGGTGCGGCCCGGGATGGTGTCCTACAAGCTCTCCAGCAACGAGAACCCCTACCCGCCGCTGCCCGGCGTCGTCGAGGCGGTCCAGGTGGCCGTGGGGGCGATGAACCGCTACCCCGACATGGGGTCGGCGGCGCTCTACGCCAAGCTGGCGGAGACCTTCGACGTGCCCGCCGACCACCTGTCGGTGGCGACGGGGTCGGTGGGGCTGATCTACCAGCTGGTGCAGGCCTTCTGCGACGCCGGCGACGAGGTGGTCTTCGCCTGGCGCTCCTTCGAGGCCTACCCGATCGCGGTCACCGCGGCGGCGGCCACGGCGGTGCGGGTGCCGCTGCTGCCCGACGGTCGCCACGACCTCGACGCGATGGTCGCGGCGATCACCGACCGGACCAGGGTCGTCCTGGTCTGCACGCCCAACAACCCGACCGGGCCGGCGGTGACCCAGGCCGAGCTGGACGCGTTCCTCGCCCGGGTGCCGGCACACGTGCTGGTCGTCGTGGACGAGGCCTACGTGGAGTTCGTGCGCACCGACGACCCGGTCGACGGCATCGCGACGTACCGCCGCCACGACAACGTCGTGCTGACCCGCACGTTTTCCAAGGCCTACGGGCTCGCCGGCTTCCGCGTGGGGTACGCCGTGGCGCCCGCGCCGGTCGCGGCGGCGCTGCGGGCGGTGTCGCTGCCCTTCGGGGTCTCCACCGTCGCGCAGGTCGCGGCGATCGCAAGCCTGGAGCGGCGCGCGGAGCTGCTCGAACGGGTCGACGCGCTCGTGGCCGAGCGGACCCGCGTGGTCGAGGGCCTGCGCGAGCGCGGGTGGGACGTGCCGGACGCCCAGGGCAACTTCGTCTGGTTCGGGCTCGGCGGGCGGACGGCCGACTTCGCGGTGGCGGCCGACGACCTCGGCATCGTGGTCCGGCCGTTCGCGGGCGAGGGCGCCCGGGTGTCGATCGGCGAGACCGAGGCCAACGACCGGCTGCTGCGGCTCGCGGAGTCCTTCGCCCGCTGA